From a region of the Methylomonas rapida genome:
- a CDS encoding ERG2 family protein yields MRYVFDIETLQAIALQGMGKPHEDMVKTVVEACAKAYPAHIDASQPRRWLFSLTAGATGVMTILHASFSEYLLIFGTPVGTEGFSGRYRMDIHDFLMAGEIWTYRPNHCGVREVVRPGDHTVLERGKVNGFKIPDSAWMLEYGRGFIPAAFPLILGDVVFSAVDGTTLAETVWTYGKMALRELMINRKF; encoded by the coding sequence GCTGCAAGCCATCGCCTTGCAAGGAATGGGCAAACCCCACGAAGACATGGTCAAAACCGTGGTGGAAGCCTGCGCCAAGGCCTACCCCGCCCATATCGACGCCAGCCAGCCCCGGCGCTGGCTTTTTAGTCTGACGGCGGGCGCTACCGGGGTAATGACCATACTCCACGCTTCTTTCAGCGAATATCTGCTCATCTTCGGGACGCCGGTCGGCACGGAAGGCTTCTCCGGGCGCTACCGCATGGATATCCATGATTTTCTGATGGCCGGTGAAATCTGGACTTACCGGCCAAACCATTGCGGGGTGCGCGAAGTCGTTCGTCCGGGCGATCATACCGTCCTCGAACGCGGCAAGGTCAATGGTTTCAAAATACCAGACTCAGCCTGGATGCTGGAATATGGCAGAGGTTTTATCCCCGCCGCCTTCCCGCTGATCCTTGGCGACGTTGTATTCAGCGCTGTCGACGGAACGACGCTGGCCGAGACGGTATGGACGTACGGCAAAATGGCGCTACGCGAACTGATGATCAATCGAAAATTCTAA